The uncultured Roseibium sp. genome contains a region encoding:
- the cbiM gene encoding cobalt transporter CbiM: MHIVDGALSNPVVIGGSVLAVGGIALGLKNLPMEKIPAAGVLSATFFVASLVHVPIGPSSVHLILNGLAGLVLGWAAFPALFVGLLLQAIFFGFGGVTVLGVNTLNIALPAVIVYYICRQGLAAKSPAVAAVWGGVGGGLAIALTTVFVGAALAFSGDEFIPAAKLVFFAHIPVMVIEALLTAAAVYLARRVKPELFSVVTRTS, from the coding sequence ATGCATATTGTTGACGGTGCACTGTCGAATCCGGTCGTCATAGGCGGCTCGGTGTTGGCGGTCGGAGGGATCGCTCTGGGACTGAAAAACCTGCCAATGGAGAAAATTCCCGCGGCCGGTGTCTTGAGCGCGACCTTTTTCGTGGCTTCGCTCGTCCATGTGCCCATCGGACCTTCCAGCGTGCACCTGATCCTGAACGGCCTGGCCGGACTCGTGCTCGGCTGGGCCGCATTTCCCGCCCTGTTCGTCGGATTGCTGCTTCAGGCAATCTTCTTCGGTTTCGGCGGGGTCACCGTATTGGGTGTCAATACGTTGAACATCGCCTTGCCGGCGGTGATCGTCTACTACATCTGCCGCCAGGGCCTTGCCGCGAAATCACCGGCCGTCGCTGCTGTTTGGGGCGGAGTCGGCGGAGGGCTCGCAATTGCGCTCACGACGGTTTTCGTCGGCGCGGCGCTCGCCTTCAGCGGCGACGAGTTCATCCCTGCGGCCAAGCTCGTCTTTTTCGCCCATATTCCGGTGATGGTCATCGAAGCGCTTCTGACCGCAGCCGCCGTGTATCTCGCTCGGCGCGTCAAGCCGGAACTCTTTTCGGTCGTCACCAGAACCAGTTGA